In Lepisosteus oculatus isolate fLepOcu1 chromosome 15, fLepOcu1.hap2, whole genome shotgun sequence, one genomic interval encodes:
- the ift88 gene encoding intraflagellar transport protein 88 homolog isoform X3 yields MMERVHLAAEEEDDLYSGYNDYNPAFDTDDLENDAGFQQAVKTSHGRRPPVTAKIPGTAIGARPLGTSFMGKMETGRDSEVLKSRAPLSSSLGRPMTGALQDGVSRPMTAVRAAGYSSAMSRGSAFDPFGQSKGPAPPLETKNEDTPEEKIKILEKKVNDLIEESCMAHSQGDLQLALEKAKEAGRKERALVRQREQVGTSEHVNLDLTYSVLFNLANQYANSEMYPEALNTYQVIVKNKMFSNAGRLKVNMANIYFKQKNYPKAIKFYRMALDQISSAHKEMRIKIMQNIGVVFVKMGQYSDAVTSFEHIMSESPNIRTGFNLILCYYATGDRERMKKAFQKLISVPLGIDEEERYTPANDDPHSNLVIEAIKNDQLRQMERERKALAEKFIMTSAKLIAPAIEASFAAGFDWCVEMVKSSQYVELANDLEINKAITYLRQRDFNQAVETLKTFEKKDSRVKSAAATNLSFLYFLENDCDQAERYADLAMSADRYNPAALVNKGNTVFVKGDYEKAAEFYKEALRNDSSCTEALYNVGLTYKKLNRLEEALDCFLKLHAILRNSAQVMYQLASLYEMLEDPNQAIEWLMQLISVSPTDPQALAKLGEMYDNEGDKSQAFQYYYEAFRYFPSNIDVIEWLGAYYIDTQFCEKAIMYFERAALIQPTHVKWQLMAASCYRRSGNYQKALYTYKDIHRKFPENVECLRFLVRLCTDMGLKEVQDYATKLKKVEKMKEIREQRVKSGRESSARGRREGSASSVASAHSSVTAIKRTNVLPENRHSPLLEQVRDSGHSSRGTSAKGERLSAKLKSLPGSSEPYEASSHKDIDASYVDPLGPQTERPKTAAKKRSEEDEFADEELGDDLLPE; encoded by the exons ATGATGGAACGCGTGCACTTAGCAGCAGAGGAGGAAGATGATCTGTACTCCGGCTACAACGACTACAATCCAGCGTTTGACACTGAT GACTTGGAGAACGATGCGGGGTTTCagcaggcagttaagaccagcCATGGAAGGAGGCCTCCT GTGACTGCTAAAATCCCTGGCACAGCCATAGGGGCGCGGCCCTTGGGCACATCATTTATG GGAAAGATGGAGACAGGCAGGGATAGTGAAGTGCTGAAG TCAAGGGCTCCACTGTCCTCGTCTCTGGGACGACCCATGACAGGTGCGCTGCAG GATGGAGTTTCTCGACCAATGACTGCAGTGCGGGCGGCTGGCTACTCCTCGGCGATGAGCAGAG GTTCTGCTTTTGACCCGTTTGGCCAGTCCAAAGGACCTGCACCACCACTGGAAACTAAAAATGAAGACAC tcCTGAAGAAAAGATCAAGATTCTGGAAAAGAAGGTGAATGACTTGATTGAAGAAAGCTGCATGGCACACAGTCAAGGGGACCTTCAGCTG GCACTGGAAAAAGCTAAAGAAGCAGGCCGAAAGGAGAGGGCGCTGGTCAGACAGCGGGAGCAAGTGGGAACCTCGGAGCATGTCAACTTGGACCTGACGTATTCT GTTCTGTTTAATTTAGCAAACCAGTATGCAAACAGTGAAATGTATCCTGAAGCCCTGAATACCTACCAAGTGATAgtgaagaataaaatgttcagTAATGCAG GAAGGTTAAAAGTGAACATGGCAAATATCTATTTCAAACAGAAGAACTACCCAAAGGCAATCAAATTTTACCGTATGGCTTTAGACCAGATTTCCAGCGCCCACAAGGAAATGCG GATTAAAATAATGCAGAACATTGGAGTGGTTTTTGTGAAGATGGGTCAGTACTCTGATGCCGTTACCTCATTTGAGCACATTATGAGTGAAAGCCCAAACATTAGGACTGGTTTTAACTTGATCCTCTGCTACTATGCTACTGGGGATCGGGAGAGGATGAAGAAAGCTTTTCAGAAACTGATCTCTGTCCCTCTGGGCATTGATGAGGAGGAGAGATACACCCCTGCTAAT GATGATCCACATTCAAACCTTGTGATTGAGGCGATTAAGAACGATCAACTTCGCCAAATGGAAAGAGAGAG AAAAGCTTTGGCCGAGAAGTTCATCATGACGTCGGCAAAACTCATCGCGCCCGCCATTGAGGCTTCCTTTGCAGCAGGGTTTGACTG GTGTGTAGAAATGGTGAAAAGCTCACAGTATGTAGAACTAGCAAATGACCTAGAAATTAACAAAGCCATAACCTACCTGAGGCAGAGGGATTTCAATCAG gctgTGGAAACCCTAAAAACGTTTGAGAAGAAGGACAGCAGGGTAAAAAGTGCTGCGGCCACCAATCTctcctttctttatttcctg GAGAATGACTGCGATCAGGCAGAGAGGTATGCGGACCTGGCTATGAGTGCGGATCGGTATAACCCAGCCGCTCTGGTCAACAAGGGGAACACAGTGTTTGTGAAGGGAGACTATGAGAAGGCGGCCGAGTTCTACAAAGAAGCCCTGAGAAATGACTCCTCCTGCACTGAGGCACTCTACAACGTAG GCCTGACCTATAAGAAGCTGAACAGACTGGAGGAGGCTCTTGACTGCTTCCTGAAGCTGCATGCCATCCTGAGAAACAGCGCCCAGGTCATGTACCAGCTGGCAAGTCT GTATGAAATGCTGGAAGATCCAAACCAGGCTATTGAATGGCTGATGCAGTTGATAAGTGTGTCGCCCACTGATCCACAGGCTTTAGCTAAGCTGGGAGAGATGTATGACAACGAGGGAGACAAGTCCCAAGCCTTCCAGTATTACTACgaa GCTTTCAGGTATTTCCCATCAAACATCGATGTGATTGAGTGGCTGGGAGCCTACTACATTGACACTCAGTTCTGTGAAAAAGCAATTATGTATTTTGAGAGAGCTGCCCTTATTCA GCCAACTCATGTGAAATGGCAGTTAATGGCAGCCAGCTGCTACAGGAGAAGTG GAAACTACCAGAAAGCACTGTACACGTACAAAGACATCCACCGAAAATTTCCAGAAAATGTAGAAT GTCTGCGGTTCCTTGTTCGCCTCTGTACAGATATGGGACTGAAGGAGGTGCAGGACTATGCCACTAAGCTGAAGAAGGTAGAGAAGATGAAGGAGATAAGAGAGCAG CGTGTGAAATCTGGCAGGGAGAGTAGTGCCCGTGGACGCAGGGAAGGCAGTGCCAGCAGTG TAGCTTCTGCTCATTCTAGTGTGACTGCTATCAAGAGGACCAATG TCCTTCCTGAAAACagacacagccccctcctggaGCAGGTTAGAG
- the ift88 gene encoding intraflagellar transport protein 88 homolog isoform X1 gives MMERVHLAAEEEDDLYSGYNDYNPAFDTDDLENDAGFQQAVKTSHGRRPPVTAKIPGTAIGARPLGTSFMGKMETGRDSEVLKEEIRKGEGRRFLKSRAPLSSSLGRPMTGALQDGVSRPMTAVRAAGYSSAMSRGSAFDPFGQSKGPAPPLETKNEDTPEEKIKILEKKVNDLIEESCMAHSQGDLQLALEKAKEAGRKERALVRQREQVGTSEHVNLDLTYSVLFNLANQYANSEMYPEALNTYQVIVKNKMFSNAGRLKVNMANIYFKQKNYPKAIKFYRMALDQISSAHKEMRIKIMQNIGVVFVKMGQYSDAVTSFEHIMSESPNIRTGFNLILCYYATGDRERMKKAFQKLISVPLGIDEEERYTPANDDPHSNLVIEAIKNDQLRQMERERKALAEKFIMTSAKLIAPAIEASFAAGFDWCVEMVKSSQYVELANDLEINKAITYLRQRDFNQAVETLKTFEKKDSRVKSAAATNLSFLYFLENDCDQAERYADLAMSADRYNPAALVNKGNTVFVKGDYEKAAEFYKEALRNDSSCTEALYNVGLTYKKLNRLEEALDCFLKLHAILRNSAQVMYQLASLYEMLEDPNQAIEWLMQLISVSPTDPQALAKLGEMYDNEGDKSQAFQYYYEAFRYFPSNIDVIEWLGAYYIDTQFCEKAIMYFERAALIQPTHVKWQLMAASCYRRSGNYQKALYTYKDIHRKFPENVECLRFLVRLCTDMGLKEVQDYATKLKKVEKMKEIREQRVKSGRESSARGRREGSASSVASAHSSVTAIKRTNVLPENRHSPLLEQVRDSGHSSRGTSAKGERLSAKLKSLPGSSEPYEASSHKDIDASYVDPLGPQTERPKTAAKKRSEEDEFADEELGDDLLPE, from the exons ATGATGGAACGCGTGCACTTAGCAGCAGAGGAGGAAGATGATCTGTACTCCGGCTACAACGACTACAATCCAGCGTTTGACACTGAT GACTTGGAGAACGATGCGGGGTTTCagcaggcagttaagaccagcCATGGAAGGAGGCCTCCT GTGACTGCTAAAATCCCTGGCACAGCCATAGGGGCGCGGCCCTTGGGCACATCATTTATG GGAAAGATGGAGACAGGCAGGGATAGTGAAGTGCTGAAG GAAGAGATCAGGAAGGGAGAGGGTAGAAGGTTTTTAAAG TCAAGGGCTCCACTGTCCTCGTCTCTGGGACGACCCATGACAGGTGCGCTGCAG GATGGAGTTTCTCGACCAATGACTGCAGTGCGGGCGGCTGGCTACTCCTCGGCGATGAGCAGAG GTTCTGCTTTTGACCCGTTTGGCCAGTCCAAAGGACCTGCACCACCACTGGAAACTAAAAATGAAGACAC tcCTGAAGAAAAGATCAAGATTCTGGAAAAGAAGGTGAATGACTTGATTGAAGAAAGCTGCATGGCACACAGTCAAGGGGACCTTCAGCTG GCACTGGAAAAAGCTAAAGAAGCAGGCCGAAAGGAGAGGGCGCTGGTCAGACAGCGGGAGCAAGTGGGAACCTCGGAGCATGTCAACTTGGACCTGACGTATTCT GTTCTGTTTAATTTAGCAAACCAGTATGCAAACAGTGAAATGTATCCTGAAGCCCTGAATACCTACCAAGTGATAgtgaagaataaaatgttcagTAATGCAG GAAGGTTAAAAGTGAACATGGCAAATATCTATTTCAAACAGAAGAACTACCCAAAGGCAATCAAATTTTACCGTATGGCTTTAGACCAGATTTCCAGCGCCCACAAGGAAATGCG GATTAAAATAATGCAGAACATTGGAGTGGTTTTTGTGAAGATGGGTCAGTACTCTGATGCCGTTACCTCATTTGAGCACATTATGAGTGAAAGCCCAAACATTAGGACTGGTTTTAACTTGATCCTCTGCTACTATGCTACTGGGGATCGGGAGAGGATGAAGAAAGCTTTTCAGAAACTGATCTCTGTCCCTCTGGGCATTGATGAGGAGGAGAGATACACCCCTGCTAAT GATGATCCACATTCAAACCTTGTGATTGAGGCGATTAAGAACGATCAACTTCGCCAAATGGAAAGAGAGAG AAAAGCTTTGGCCGAGAAGTTCATCATGACGTCGGCAAAACTCATCGCGCCCGCCATTGAGGCTTCCTTTGCAGCAGGGTTTGACTG GTGTGTAGAAATGGTGAAAAGCTCACAGTATGTAGAACTAGCAAATGACCTAGAAATTAACAAAGCCATAACCTACCTGAGGCAGAGGGATTTCAATCAG gctgTGGAAACCCTAAAAACGTTTGAGAAGAAGGACAGCAGGGTAAAAAGTGCTGCGGCCACCAATCTctcctttctttatttcctg GAGAATGACTGCGATCAGGCAGAGAGGTATGCGGACCTGGCTATGAGTGCGGATCGGTATAACCCAGCCGCTCTGGTCAACAAGGGGAACACAGTGTTTGTGAAGGGAGACTATGAGAAGGCGGCCGAGTTCTACAAAGAAGCCCTGAGAAATGACTCCTCCTGCACTGAGGCACTCTACAACGTAG GCCTGACCTATAAGAAGCTGAACAGACTGGAGGAGGCTCTTGACTGCTTCCTGAAGCTGCATGCCATCCTGAGAAACAGCGCCCAGGTCATGTACCAGCTGGCAAGTCT GTATGAAATGCTGGAAGATCCAAACCAGGCTATTGAATGGCTGATGCAGTTGATAAGTGTGTCGCCCACTGATCCACAGGCTTTAGCTAAGCTGGGAGAGATGTATGACAACGAGGGAGACAAGTCCCAAGCCTTCCAGTATTACTACgaa GCTTTCAGGTATTTCCCATCAAACATCGATGTGATTGAGTGGCTGGGAGCCTACTACATTGACACTCAGTTCTGTGAAAAAGCAATTATGTATTTTGAGAGAGCTGCCCTTATTCA GCCAACTCATGTGAAATGGCAGTTAATGGCAGCCAGCTGCTACAGGAGAAGTG GAAACTACCAGAAAGCACTGTACACGTACAAAGACATCCACCGAAAATTTCCAGAAAATGTAGAAT GTCTGCGGTTCCTTGTTCGCCTCTGTACAGATATGGGACTGAAGGAGGTGCAGGACTATGCCACTAAGCTGAAGAAGGTAGAGAAGATGAAGGAGATAAGAGAGCAG CGTGTGAAATCTGGCAGGGAGAGTAGTGCCCGTGGACGCAGGGAAGGCAGTGCCAGCAGTG TAGCTTCTGCTCATTCTAGTGTGACTGCTATCAAGAGGACCAATG TCCTTCCTGAAAACagacacagccccctcctggaGCAGGTTAGAG
- the ift88 gene encoding intraflagellar transport protein 88 homolog isoform X7, translated as MMERVHLAAEEEDDLYSGYNDYNPAFDTDDLENDAGFQQAVKTSHGRRPPVTAKIPGTAIGARPLGTSFMSRAPLSSSLGRPMTGALQDGVSRPMTAVRAAGYSSAMSRGSAFDPFGQSKGPAPPLETKNEDTPEEKIKILEKKVNDLIEESCMAHSQGDLQLALEKAKEAGRKERALVRQREQVGTSEHVNLDLTYSVLFNLANQYANSEMYPEALNTYQVIVKNKMFSNAGRLKVNMANIYFKQKNYPKAIKFYRMALDQISSAHKEMRIKIMQNIGVVFVKMGQYSDAVTSFEHIMSESPNIRTGFNLILCYYATGDRERMKKAFQKLISVPLGIDEEERYTPANDDPHSNLVIEAIKNDQLRQMERERKALAEKFIMTSAKLIAPAIEASFAAGFDWCVEMVKSSQYVELANDLEINKAITYLRQRDFNQAVETLKTFEKKDSRVKSAAATNLSFLYFLENDCDQAERYADLAMSADRYNPAALVNKGNTVFVKGDYEKAAEFYKEALRNDSSCTEALYNVGLTYKKLNRLEEALDCFLKLHAILRNSAQVMYQLASLYEMLEDPNQAIEWLMQLISVSPTDPQALAKLGEMYDNEGDKSQAFQYYYEAFRYFPSNIDVIEWLGAYYIDTQFCEKAIMYFERAALIQPTHVKWQLMAASCYRRSGNYQKALYTYKDIHRKFPENVECLRFLVRLCTDMGLKEVQDYATKLKKVEKMKEIREQRVKSGRESSARGRREGSASSDSGHSSRGTSAKGERLSAKLKSLPGSSEPYEASSHKDIDASYVDPLGPQTERPKTAAKKRSEEDEFADEELGDDLLPE; from the exons ATGATGGAACGCGTGCACTTAGCAGCAGAGGAGGAAGATGATCTGTACTCCGGCTACAACGACTACAATCCAGCGTTTGACACTGAT GACTTGGAGAACGATGCGGGGTTTCagcaggcagttaagaccagcCATGGAAGGAGGCCTCCT GTGACTGCTAAAATCCCTGGCACAGCCATAGGGGCGCGGCCCTTGGGCACATCATTTATG TCAAGGGCTCCACTGTCCTCGTCTCTGGGACGACCCATGACAGGTGCGCTGCAG GATGGAGTTTCTCGACCAATGACTGCAGTGCGGGCGGCTGGCTACTCCTCGGCGATGAGCAGAG GTTCTGCTTTTGACCCGTTTGGCCAGTCCAAAGGACCTGCACCACCACTGGAAACTAAAAATGAAGACAC tcCTGAAGAAAAGATCAAGATTCTGGAAAAGAAGGTGAATGACTTGATTGAAGAAAGCTGCATGGCACACAGTCAAGGGGACCTTCAGCTG GCACTGGAAAAAGCTAAAGAAGCAGGCCGAAAGGAGAGGGCGCTGGTCAGACAGCGGGAGCAAGTGGGAACCTCGGAGCATGTCAACTTGGACCTGACGTATTCT GTTCTGTTTAATTTAGCAAACCAGTATGCAAACAGTGAAATGTATCCTGAAGCCCTGAATACCTACCAAGTGATAgtgaagaataaaatgttcagTAATGCAG GAAGGTTAAAAGTGAACATGGCAAATATCTATTTCAAACAGAAGAACTACCCAAAGGCAATCAAATTTTACCGTATGGCTTTAGACCAGATTTCCAGCGCCCACAAGGAAATGCG GATTAAAATAATGCAGAACATTGGAGTGGTTTTTGTGAAGATGGGTCAGTACTCTGATGCCGTTACCTCATTTGAGCACATTATGAGTGAAAGCCCAAACATTAGGACTGGTTTTAACTTGATCCTCTGCTACTATGCTACTGGGGATCGGGAGAGGATGAAGAAAGCTTTTCAGAAACTGATCTCTGTCCCTCTGGGCATTGATGAGGAGGAGAGATACACCCCTGCTAAT GATGATCCACATTCAAACCTTGTGATTGAGGCGATTAAGAACGATCAACTTCGCCAAATGGAAAGAGAGAG AAAAGCTTTGGCCGAGAAGTTCATCATGACGTCGGCAAAACTCATCGCGCCCGCCATTGAGGCTTCCTTTGCAGCAGGGTTTGACTG GTGTGTAGAAATGGTGAAAAGCTCACAGTATGTAGAACTAGCAAATGACCTAGAAATTAACAAAGCCATAACCTACCTGAGGCAGAGGGATTTCAATCAG gctgTGGAAACCCTAAAAACGTTTGAGAAGAAGGACAGCAGGGTAAAAAGTGCTGCGGCCACCAATCTctcctttctttatttcctg GAGAATGACTGCGATCAGGCAGAGAGGTATGCGGACCTGGCTATGAGTGCGGATCGGTATAACCCAGCCGCTCTGGTCAACAAGGGGAACACAGTGTTTGTGAAGGGAGACTATGAGAAGGCGGCCGAGTTCTACAAAGAAGCCCTGAGAAATGACTCCTCCTGCACTGAGGCACTCTACAACGTAG GCCTGACCTATAAGAAGCTGAACAGACTGGAGGAGGCTCTTGACTGCTTCCTGAAGCTGCATGCCATCCTGAGAAACAGCGCCCAGGTCATGTACCAGCTGGCAAGTCT GTATGAAATGCTGGAAGATCCAAACCAGGCTATTGAATGGCTGATGCAGTTGATAAGTGTGTCGCCCACTGATCCACAGGCTTTAGCTAAGCTGGGAGAGATGTATGACAACGAGGGAGACAAGTCCCAAGCCTTCCAGTATTACTACgaa GCTTTCAGGTATTTCCCATCAAACATCGATGTGATTGAGTGGCTGGGAGCCTACTACATTGACACTCAGTTCTGTGAAAAAGCAATTATGTATTTTGAGAGAGCTGCCCTTATTCA GCCAACTCATGTGAAATGGCAGTTAATGGCAGCCAGCTGCTACAGGAGAAGTG GAAACTACCAGAAAGCACTGTACACGTACAAAGACATCCACCGAAAATTTCCAGAAAATGTAGAAT GTCTGCGGTTCCTTGTTCGCCTCTGTACAGATATGGGACTGAAGGAGGTGCAGGACTATGCCACTAAGCTGAAGAAGGTAGAGAAGATGAAGGAGATAAGAGAGCAG CGTGTGAAATCTGGCAGGGAGAGTAGTGCCCGTGGACGCAGGGAAGGCAGTGCCAGCAGTG
- the ift88 gene encoding intraflagellar transport protein 88 homolog isoform X2 — MMERVHLAAEEEDDLYSGYNDYNPAFDTDDLENDAGFQQAVKTSHGRRPPVTAKIPGTAIGARPLGTSFMGKMETGRDSEVLKEEIRKGEGRRFLKSRAPLSSSLGRPMTGALQDGVSRPMTAVRAAGYSSAMSRGSAFDPFGQSKGPAPPLETKNEDTPEEKIKILEKKVNDLIEESCMAHSQGDLQLALEKAKEAGRKERALVRQREQVGTSEHVNLDLTYSVLFNLANQYANSEMYPEALNTYQVIVKNKMFSNAGRLKVNMANIYFKQKNYPKAIKFYRMALDQISSAHKEMRIKIMQNIGVVFVKMGQYSDAVTSFEHIMSESPNIRTGFNLILCYYATGDRERMKKAFQKLISVPLGIDEEERYTPANDDPHSNLVIEAIKNDQLRQMERERKALAEKFIMTSAKLIAPAIEASFAAGFDWCVEMVKSSQYVELANDLEINKAITYLRQRDFNQAVETLKTFEKKDSRVKSAAATNLSFLYFLENDCDQAERYADLAMSADRYNPAALVNKGNTVFVKGDYEKAAEFYKEALRNDSSCTEALYNVGLTYKKLNRLEEALDCFLKLHAILRNSAQVMYQLASLYEMLEDPNQAIEWLMQLISVSPTDPQALAKLGEMYDNEGDKSQAFQYYYEAFRYFPSNIDVIEWLGAYYIDTQFCEKAIMYFERAALIQPTHVKWQLMAASCYRRSGNYQKALYTYKDIHRKFPENVECLRFLVRLCTDMGLKEVQDYATKLKKVEKMKEIREQRVKSGRESSARGRREGSASSASAHSSVTAIKRTNVLPENRHSPLLEQVRDSGHSSRGTSAKGERLSAKLKSLPGSSEPYEASSHKDIDASYVDPLGPQTERPKTAAKKRSEEDEFADEELGDDLLPE; from the exons ATGATGGAACGCGTGCACTTAGCAGCAGAGGAGGAAGATGATCTGTACTCCGGCTACAACGACTACAATCCAGCGTTTGACACTGAT GACTTGGAGAACGATGCGGGGTTTCagcaggcagttaagaccagcCATGGAAGGAGGCCTCCT GTGACTGCTAAAATCCCTGGCACAGCCATAGGGGCGCGGCCCTTGGGCACATCATTTATG GGAAAGATGGAGACAGGCAGGGATAGTGAAGTGCTGAAG GAAGAGATCAGGAAGGGAGAGGGTAGAAGGTTTTTAAAG TCAAGGGCTCCACTGTCCTCGTCTCTGGGACGACCCATGACAGGTGCGCTGCAG GATGGAGTTTCTCGACCAATGACTGCAGTGCGGGCGGCTGGCTACTCCTCGGCGATGAGCAGAG GTTCTGCTTTTGACCCGTTTGGCCAGTCCAAAGGACCTGCACCACCACTGGAAACTAAAAATGAAGACAC tcCTGAAGAAAAGATCAAGATTCTGGAAAAGAAGGTGAATGACTTGATTGAAGAAAGCTGCATGGCACACAGTCAAGGGGACCTTCAGCTG GCACTGGAAAAAGCTAAAGAAGCAGGCCGAAAGGAGAGGGCGCTGGTCAGACAGCGGGAGCAAGTGGGAACCTCGGAGCATGTCAACTTGGACCTGACGTATTCT GTTCTGTTTAATTTAGCAAACCAGTATGCAAACAGTGAAATGTATCCTGAAGCCCTGAATACCTACCAAGTGATAgtgaagaataaaatgttcagTAATGCAG GAAGGTTAAAAGTGAACATGGCAAATATCTATTTCAAACAGAAGAACTACCCAAAGGCAATCAAATTTTACCGTATGGCTTTAGACCAGATTTCCAGCGCCCACAAGGAAATGCG GATTAAAATAATGCAGAACATTGGAGTGGTTTTTGTGAAGATGGGTCAGTACTCTGATGCCGTTACCTCATTTGAGCACATTATGAGTGAAAGCCCAAACATTAGGACTGGTTTTAACTTGATCCTCTGCTACTATGCTACTGGGGATCGGGAGAGGATGAAGAAAGCTTTTCAGAAACTGATCTCTGTCCCTCTGGGCATTGATGAGGAGGAGAGATACACCCCTGCTAAT GATGATCCACATTCAAACCTTGTGATTGAGGCGATTAAGAACGATCAACTTCGCCAAATGGAAAGAGAGAG AAAAGCTTTGGCCGAGAAGTTCATCATGACGTCGGCAAAACTCATCGCGCCCGCCATTGAGGCTTCCTTTGCAGCAGGGTTTGACTG GTGTGTAGAAATGGTGAAAAGCTCACAGTATGTAGAACTAGCAAATGACCTAGAAATTAACAAAGCCATAACCTACCTGAGGCAGAGGGATTTCAATCAG gctgTGGAAACCCTAAAAACGTTTGAGAAGAAGGACAGCAGGGTAAAAAGTGCTGCGGCCACCAATCTctcctttctttatttcctg GAGAATGACTGCGATCAGGCAGAGAGGTATGCGGACCTGGCTATGAGTGCGGATCGGTATAACCCAGCCGCTCTGGTCAACAAGGGGAACACAGTGTTTGTGAAGGGAGACTATGAGAAGGCGGCCGAGTTCTACAAAGAAGCCCTGAGAAATGACTCCTCCTGCACTGAGGCACTCTACAACGTAG GCCTGACCTATAAGAAGCTGAACAGACTGGAGGAGGCTCTTGACTGCTTCCTGAAGCTGCATGCCATCCTGAGAAACAGCGCCCAGGTCATGTACCAGCTGGCAAGTCT GTATGAAATGCTGGAAGATCCAAACCAGGCTATTGAATGGCTGATGCAGTTGATAAGTGTGTCGCCCACTGATCCACAGGCTTTAGCTAAGCTGGGAGAGATGTATGACAACGAGGGAGACAAGTCCCAAGCCTTCCAGTATTACTACgaa GCTTTCAGGTATTTCCCATCAAACATCGATGTGATTGAGTGGCTGGGAGCCTACTACATTGACACTCAGTTCTGTGAAAAAGCAATTATGTATTTTGAGAGAGCTGCCCTTATTCA GCCAACTCATGTGAAATGGCAGTTAATGGCAGCCAGCTGCTACAGGAGAAGTG GAAACTACCAGAAAGCACTGTACACGTACAAAGACATCCACCGAAAATTTCCAGAAAATGTAGAAT GTCTGCGGTTCCTTGTTCGCCTCTGTACAGATATGGGACTGAAGGAGGTGCAGGACTATGCCACTAAGCTGAAGAAGGTAGAGAAGATGAAGGAGATAAGAGAGCAG CGTGTGAAATCTGGCAGGGAGAGTAGTGCCCGTGGACGCAGGGAAGGCAGTGCCAGCAGTG CTTCTGCTCATTCTAGTGTGACTGCTATCAAGAGGACCAATG TCCTTCCTGAAAACagacacagccccctcctggaGCAGGTTAGAG